From one Salmo salar chromosome ssa09, Ssal_v3.1, whole genome shotgun sequence genomic stretch:
- the dharma gene encoding dharma, translating to MDATKPSNFSIERILGAEVGPSYTTGAESSQHVGCLSGTFHHGHSNPQIENRKYCMPRDLTTAHMLQVPTISHTFDSSSSYLSYGSFNCHHADINLCPTATQNRVFNDERGPQPLCTYLDQGGNQVNRGRMRTVFTDSQTKQLDQLFEQTNYPGVEGRAELARNMGLTEESVRVWFKNRRARRKRQKSSTKAESPDLATSKIDWPTVYNKRSF from the exons ATGGATGCGACCAAACCCTCAAACTTCAGCATTGAACGCATTTTAGGCGCCGAAGTGGGACCTTCTTACACAACTGGAGCCGAATCTTCACAACATGTTGGATGTTTGTCTGGCACCTTCCACCATGGACACTCAAATCCACAAATTGAAAACCGGAAATATTGTATGCCTAGGGATTTGACAACCGCCCACATGCTGCAGGTTCCGACCATATCACACACTTTTGATTCTAGTAGCAGTTACCTTAGCTATGGATCATTTAATTGTCATCATGCAGATATAAATCTGTGTCCTACTGCAACTCAAAACAGAGTTTTCAACGATGAAAGAG GGCCTCAGCCTCTGTGCACTTACTTGGACCAAGGTGGAAACCAAGTAAATCGGGGCAGAATGCGCACAGTGTTCACGGACAGCCAGACCAAACAACTGGATCAGCTGTTCGAACAAACGAATTACCCCGGTGTCGAGGGACGGGCTGAACTAGCCAGGAACATGGGCCTCACGGAGGAAAGCGTTAGG GTATGGTTCAAAAACCGTCGTGCGCGCCGAAAGAGGCAGAAGAGCAGCACCAAGGCCGAATCCCCAGACCTGGCTACTTCGAAAATAGACTGGCCAACAGTCTACAACAAGCGCAGCTTTTAG
- the LOC106612688 gene encoding uncharacterized protein isoform X1, which yields MPVGVPLPAGSHGYHCPCTTRSDTMSEEDERGVATQSVNSPLGLDLILEHTEPLLSEYHFLPLLEINEEPQDRLPLGTCLIQDGSPSLDGCVQLERKWVLWHEFMKEYSSLSDWLQLAEKAADSPRSAHVLFVTAKEELEKFESLKTQAGARLVQLDSLTLRNRTLTRLFDGAMRSRLVGMARDCGQRWDRLHGTIESVCRRLKHRVSQREEFEGQREEMAVWLADMDLRLTEVEHFSGRDTCDKMWELQSFQGAVGETAGRLNGLLERGEALIQKSEPEDAQDIEAGLQELLLYCAHVFEGVGRLHTRLLSMRLVYEDDWVLTQASDSGCPSEVLLEQDGVFEKSSAPDLQNPPNLDHMVLEWDPSVDIGGPVSQSDADLSYFSANTDREKPLARDGVKRRSYLGSIGSQSDINYRAAEEMRPERRFEYAGPVVFSPPTIQSVRDGKHLLSGHWTTSMPDGPSQEPVNFDPDRISAWLGQTHGHTVPSIAPSVQPHRACSKAVQTNSTWKCAGCSEGSHSLRYIPVQTHPQELCLTPYTLQSCDLQLKSDRMACRLQLNPQSPEEEPHCNASWEVVHSEQRPDECPNRQTKFRLWPLGAVWVLKTLRSPVFLVVLLAVFLALLVWPTTLLMDPECHRSNSLARSFQLALSYVNGPPPT from the exons ATGCCTGTGGGGGTGCCACTCCCAGCCGGTAGTCATGGATACCATTGTCCCTGCACCACAAGAAGTGACACAATGTCGGAAGAGGATGAACGTGGAGTCGCTACCCAGTCTGTGAACAGTCCCTTGGGattggacctgatcctagaacaCACTGAGCCCCTACTTTCCGAATACCACTTCCTGCCTCTACTAGAGATCAATGAGGAGCCCCAAGACCGTCTGCCACTGGGAACCTGCTTGATCCAAGATGGAAGCCCGTCTCTGGATGgatgtgtcca GTTAGAAAGAAAATGGGTGCTATGGCATGAGTTCATGAAGGAGTACTCCTCTCTCAGCGATTGGCTTCAATTGGCTGAGAAGGCTGCCGACTCCCCCAGATCTGCCCATGTGCTCTTTGTCACTGCCAAGGAGGAGCTCGAGAAGTTTGAG AGCCTGAAGACCCAGGCTGGGGCTCGGCTGGTGCAGCTAGACAGTCTGACTCTTAGGAACAGGACCTTGACCAGGCTCTTTGATGGGGCCATGCGGTCACGCCTGGTGGGCATGGCCAGGGACTGTGGTCAGCGCTGGGACCGCCTACATGGGACCATTGAGAGTGTTTGCCGCAGACTCAAG CACCGTGTGTCCCAGCGGGAGGAGTTTGAGGGCCAGAGGGAGGAGATGGCTGTGTGGCTTGCTGACATGGACCTTAGGCTGACCGAGGTGGAACACTTCTCTGGAAGGGACACCTGTGACAAGATGTGGGAGCTGCAG AGCTTCCAGGGGGCGGTGGGGGAGACTGCGGGGCGTCTGAACGGTCTCCTGGAGCGGGGCGAGGCGCTGATCCAGAAGAGCGAGCCAGAGGACGCCCAAGACATCGAGGCGGGGCTGCAGGAGCTGCTGCTCTACTGTGCCCACGTATTTGAGGGAGTGGGACGTCTGCACACACGCCTGCTCAGCATGAGACTG GTGTATGAGGATGACTGGGTACTGACTCAAGCCTCTGACTCCGGCTGTCCGTCTGAGGTCCTGTTGGAGCAGGATGGTGTTTTTGAGAAGAGCAGCGCCCCAGACCTGCAGAACCCCCCCAACCTAGACCACATGGTGCTAGAGTGGGACCCCTCCGTCGACATCGGGGGCCCCGTCTCCCAATCAGACGCCGACTTGTCATATTTCAGCGCCAACACAG ATCGAGAAAAGCCACTGGCCAGAGATGGTGTAAAGAGGCGGAGTTACCTCGGCTCCATAGGCTCTCAGTCTGATATAaattacagagcagcagaggaaaTG AGGCCGGAGAGGAGGTTTGAGTATGCAGGCCCAGTGGTGTTCTCACCTCCCACGATCCAGAGTGTCAGAGATGGCAAACATCTACTCTCTGGCCACTGGACGACCTCCATGCCCGACGGACCCTCCCAGGAGCCTGTGAACTTTGACCCTGATCGCATCAGCGCCTGGCTGGGACAGACGCACGGACACACCGTCCCCTCTATAGCCCCCTCGGTCCAACCGCACAGAGCCTGCTCCAAGGCTGTCCAGACCAACAGTACTTGGAAG TGTGCTGGTTGCTCTGAGGGAAGCCACAGTCTCAGGTACATTCCTGTTCAGACACACCCCCAGGAGCTGTGTTTGACCCCCTACACCTTACAGTCATGTGACCTCCAGCTCAAGTCTGATAGGATGGCTTGTAGACTTCAGTTAAACCCACAG TCTCCAGAGGAAGAGCCGCACTGCAATGCCTCATGGGAGGTGGTCCATAGTGAGCAACG GCCAGATGAGTGCCCTAACAGACAAACCAAGTTCCGCTTGTGGCCCCTGGGGGCCGTGTGGGTACTAAAGACTCTAAGGAGCCCAGTGTTCCTGGTCGTCCTGCTGGCTGTGTTCCTAGCCCTGCTGGTCTGGCCCACAACACTCCTCATGGACCCAGAGTGCCACCGCTCCAACTCCCTGGCCCGCTCCTTCCAACTGGCCCTGAGCTATGTCAATGGGCCCCCGCCAACCTGA
- the LOC106612688 gene encoding nesprin-2 isoform X2 produces the protein MPVGVPLPAGSHGYHCPCTTRSDTMSEEDERGVATQSVNSPLGLDLILEHTEPLLSEYHFLPLLEINEEPQDRLPLGTCLIQDGSPSLDGCVQLERKWVLWHEFMKEYSSLSDWLQLAEKAADSPRSAHVLFVTAKEELEKFESLKTQAGARLVQLDSLTLRNRTLTRLFDGAMRSRLVGMARDCGQRWDRLHGTIESVCRRLKHRVSQREEFEGQREEMAVWLADMDLRLTEVEHFSGRDTCDKMWELQSFQGAVGETAGRLNGLLERGEALIQKSEPEDAQDIEAGLQELLLYCAHVFEGVGRLHTRLLSMRLVYEDDWVLTQASDSGCPSEVLLEQDGVFEKSSAPDLQNPPNLDHMVLEWDPSVDIGGPVSQSDADLSYFSANTDREKPLARDGVKRRSYLGSIGSQSDINYRAAEEMCAGCSEGSHSLRYIPVQTHPQELCLTPYTLQSCDLQLKSDRMACRLQLNPQSPEEEPHCNASWEVVHSEQRPDECPNRQTKFRLWPLGAVWVLKTLRSPVFLVVLLAVFLALLVWPTTLLMDPECHRSNSLARSFQLALSYVNGPPPT, from the exons ATGCCTGTGGGGGTGCCACTCCCAGCCGGTAGTCATGGATACCATTGTCCCTGCACCACAAGAAGTGACACAATGTCGGAAGAGGATGAACGTGGAGTCGCTACCCAGTCTGTGAACAGTCCCTTGGGattggacctgatcctagaacaCACTGAGCCCCTACTTTCCGAATACCACTTCCTGCCTCTACTAGAGATCAATGAGGAGCCCCAAGACCGTCTGCCACTGGGAACCTGCTTGATCCAAGATGGAAGCCCGTCTCTGGATGgatgtgtcca GTTAGAAAGAAAATGGGTGCTATGGCATGAGTTCATGAAGGAGTACTCCTCTCTCAGCGATTGGCTTCAATTGGCTGAGAAGGCTGCCGACTCCCCCAGATCTGCCCATGTGCTCTTTGTCACTGCCAAGGAGGAGCTCGAGAAGTTTGAG AGCCTGAAGACCCAGGCTGGGGCTCGGCTGGTGCAGCTAGACAGTCTGACTCTTAGGAACAGGACCTTGACCAGGCTCTTTGATGGGGCCATGCGGTCACGCCTGGTGGGCATGGCCAGGGACTGTGGTCAGCGCTGGGACCGCCTACATGGGACCATTGAGAGTGTTTGCCGCAGACTCAAG CACCGTGTGTCCCAGCGGGAGGAGTTTGAGGGCCAGAGGGAGGAGATGGCTGTGTGGCTTGCTGACATGGACCTTAGGCTGACCGAGGTGGAACACTTCTCTGGAAGGGACACCTGTGACAAGATGTGGGAGCTGCAG AGCTTCCAGGGGGCGGTGGGGGAGACTGCGGGGCGTCTGAACGGTCTCCTGGAGCGGGGCGAGGCGCTGATCCAGAAGAGCGAGCCAGAGGACGCCCAAGACATCGAGGCGGGGCTGCAGGAGCTGCTGCTCTACTGTGCCCACGTATTTGAGGGAGTGGGACGTCTGCACACACGCCTGCTCAGCATGAGACTG GTGTATGAGGATGACTGGGTACTGACTCAAGCCTCTGACTCCGGCTGTCCGTCTGAGGTCCTGTTGGAGCAGGATGGTGTTTTTGAGAAGAGCAGCGCCCCAGACCTGCAGAACCCCCCCAACCTAGACCACATGGTGCTAGAGTGGGACCCCTCCGTCGACATCGGGGGCCCCGTCTCCCAATCAGACGCCGACTTGTCATATTTCAGCGCCAACACAG ATCGAGAAAAGCCACTGGCCAGAGATGGTGTAAAGAGGCGGAGTTACCTCGGCTCCATAGGCTCTCAGTCTGATATAaattacagagcagcagaggaaaTG TGTGCTGGTTGCTCTGAGGGAAGCCACAGTCTCAGGTACATTCCTGTTCAGACACACCCCCAGGAGCTGTGTTTGACCCCCTACACCTTACAGTCATGTGACCTCCAGCTCAAGTCTGATAGGATGGCTTGTAGACTTCAGTTAAACCCACAG TCTCCAGAGGAAGAGCCGCACTGCAATGCCTCATGGGAGGTGGTCCATAGTGAGCAACG GCCAGATGAGTGCCCTAACAGACAAACCAAGTTCCGCTTGTGGCCCCTGGGGGCCGTGTGGGTACTAAAGACTCTAAGGAGCCCAGTGTTCCTGGTCGTCCTGCTGGCTGTGTTCCTAGCCCTGCTGGTCTGGCCCACAACACTCCTCATGGACCCAGAGTGCCACCGCTCCAACTCCCTGGCCCGCTCCTTCCAACTGGCCCTGAGCTATGTCAATGGGCCCCCGCCAACCTGA
- the LOC106612688 gene encoding uncharacterized protein isoform X3: protein MCSLSLPRRSSRSLSCCALPYQSLKTQAGARLVQLDSLTLRNRTLTRLFDGAMRSRLVGMARDCGQRWDRLHGTIESVCRRLKHRVSQREEFEGQREEMAVWLADMDLRLTEVEHFSGRDTCDKMWELQSFQGAVGETAGRLNGLLERGEALIQKSEPEDAQDIEAGLQELLLYCAHVFEGVGRLHTRLLSMRLVYEDDWVLTQASDSGCPSEVLLEQDGVFEKSSAPDLQNPPNLDHMVLEWDPSVDIGGPVSQSDADLSYFSANTDREKPLARDGVKRRSYLGSIGSQSDINYRAAEEMRPERRFEYAGPVVFSPPTIQSVRDGKHLLSGHWTTSMPDGPSQEPVNFDPDRISAWLGQTHGHTVPSIAPSVQPHRACSKAVQTNSTWKCAGCSEGSHSLRYIPVQTHPQELCLTPYTLQSCDLQLKSDRMACRLQLNPQSPEEEPHCNASWEVVHSEQRPDECPNRQTKFRLWPLGAVWVLKTLRSPVFLVVLLAVFLALLVWPTTLLMDPECHRSNSLARSFQLALSYVNGPPPT from the exons ATGTGCTCTTTGTCACTGCCAAGGAGGAGCTCGAGAAGTTTGAG TTGTTGTGCACTCCCCTACCAGAGCCTGAAGACCCAGGCTGGGGCTCGGCTGGTGCAGCTAGACAGTCTGACTCTTAGGAACAGGACCTTGACCAGGCTCTTTGATGGGGCCATGCGGTCACGCCTGGTGGGCATGGCCAGGGACTGTGGTCAGCGCTGGGACCGCCTACATGGGACCATTGAGAGTGTTTGCCGCAGACTCAAG CACCGTGTGTCCCAGCGGGAGGAGTTTGAGGGCCAGAGGGAGGAGATGGCTGTGTGGCTTGCTGACATGGACCTTAGGCTGACCGAGGTGGAACACTTCTCTGGAAGGGACACCTGTGACAAGATGTGGGAGCTGCAG AGCTTCCAGGGGGCGGTGGGGGAGACTGCGGGGCGTCTGAACGGTCTCCTGGAGCGGGGCGAGGCGCTGATCCAGAAGAGCGAGCCAGAGGACGCCCAAGACATCGAGGCGGGGCTGCAGGAGCTGCTGCTCTACTGTGCCCACGTATTTGAGGGAGTGGGACGTCTGCACACACGCCTGCTCAGCATGAGACTG GTGTATGAGGATGACTGGGTACTGACTCAAGCCTCTGACTCCGGCTGTCCGTCTGAGGTCCTGTTGGAGCAGGATGGTGTTTTTGAGAAGAGCAGCGCCCCAGACCTGCAGAACCCCCCCAACCTAGACCACATGGTGCTAGAGTGGGACCCCTCCGTCGACATCGGGGGCCCCGTCTCCCAATCAGACGCCGACTTGTCATATTTCAGCGCCAACACAG ATCGAGAAAAGCCACTGGCCAGAGATGGTGTAAAGAGGCGGAGTTACCTCGGCTCCATAGGCTCTCAGTCTGATATAaattacagagcagcagaggaaaTG AGGCCGGAGAGGAGGTTTGAGTATGCAGGCCCAGTGGTGTTCTCACCTCCCACGATCCAGAGTGTCAGAGATGGCAAACATCTACTCTCTGGCCACTGGACGACCTCCATGCCCGACGGACCCTCCCAGGAGCCTGTGAACTTTGACCCTGATCGCATCAGCGCCTGGCTGGGACAGACGCACGGACACACCGTCCCCTCTATAGCCCCCTCGGTCCAACCGCACAGAGCCTGCTCCAAGGCTGTCCAGACCAACAGTACTTGGAAG TGTGCTGGTTGCTCTGAGGGAAGCCACAGTCTCAGGTACATTCCTGTTCAGACACACCCCCAGGAGCTGTGTTTGACCCCCTACACCTTACAGTCATGTGACCTCCAGCTCAAGTCTGATAGGATGGCTTGTAGACTTCAGTTAAACCCACAG TCTCCAGAGGAAGAGCCGCACTGCAATGCCTCATGGGAGGTGGTCCATAGTGAGCAACG GCCAGATGAGTGCCCTAACAGACAAACCAAGTTCCGCTTGTGGCCCCTGGGGGCCGTGTGGGTACTAAAGACTCTAAGGAGCCCAGTGTTCCTGGTCGTCCTGCTGGCTGTGTTCCTAGCCCTGCTGGTCTGGCCCACAACACTCCTCATGGACCCAGAGTGCCACCGCTCCAACTCCCTGGCCCGCTCCTTCCAACTGGCCCTGAGCTATGTCAATGGGCCCCCGCCAACCTGA